The Sulfolobus sp. A20 genomic interval CCTTGTTTTCTCTATTAAGTAACGTTGTATCTGATTTATAACCTTCCCAGCCTGTTTTGGTCTTAAATTTGAGCCTACGACTCTGGTTATCTCCCCGATCCCATATCGCAATAATTTCTCCGCTTTTTCTTCTGAGAATTCATTGTTCTCTAGTAATTCATTTACTTGAATTGAACCTAATTGTGCTACCTTCTCCTCTATTTTCATTTTATTGATAAGATTTTTGATATCTGATGGGTTCAATCAAGATCAACACCAATTCAGCCCATTAGATAAAAACTATTTTGGTTAACACTTATTATTGATTAAACAAATCCTTCATTAACGCGCCAGACATTACTAATACTTGCCTACTTACCAATGGAGAGCCAGAAAAGGAGTGAATCATACCATTCACCCTAACACTTAATGTAGGTATACCGCTTTCCATTAATCTGTAAGCGTATGCCTCAGCTTGATCTCTTAAAGGATCGTATTCTGCAGTAATTATTATCGTGTACGGAAGCCCACTTAAGTCCTCAGCTAAGAGCGGAGAGAATAGGGGATTTAGTAAATCTTTTTCATCTCTTATATAATTACGAATCATGAAGTCTATCGGTAAACCCATATCTAAACCGAAGCCCTTTCTGTATTCCATCATTGATTTAGACGTTAAGTCAAGTCCTAAAACAGGAACTACAGCATTTTGAACACTTAATTTTACACCTTTTTGCTTTGCTAGTATAGAGCTTGTAAGAACTAGATTACCACCAGCGCTTACCCCAAACAGCCCTATTTTGTCTTTATCCCCTCCAATACTTTCCGCGTTTTTCTTCGCCCACAAAATACTGTTAAAACAATCATAAACCGCTGTAGGGAACTTATACTCCGGAGCTAGTCTATAATCTACTGAGATGACGATACAGTCACACGTTTTAGTCAATATCCTAGAAGCACTGTCTTCTGTCTCTATACTTCCTATCATCCATCCTCCACCATGAAAGTACAATATAATTGGGTGTCCTTTCTCCCCATCTGGATAATATATCCTCACAGACATCTCATAACCGTTAGAGTCAATTTTCCTATCCTCAATCTTATATATCTGCTCTTTAGGATATTTTCTAGCCCTTTCCTCAAACATTCTTCTAATTTCTTGTATAGTGTACTTCTTCGAGTCAAAGATGTTACTCTTATAGTATTCTTCTTCTAAATATTTTCTAACCACGGGATCTAAAGGCATTGGAAAAACTACCTTTAATGCCTTAATGGCTTAACGGGTGGTATACTATTTAAGTGCTGTATTTCATCTGGAATACCTTGGTTCTTTGTAATCTCTCTATAAACTAATGCTGAAGGTCTCCAATACTGCTTCTTAGTAGAATAGTCAACCTTTAGTAAACCAAACTTCATCGAGAACCCTGAAGCCCACTCGTAGTTATCAGCTAACGACCAGTGCAAATATCCTCTTACGTCAACTCCTTTATCTATTGCCCTATTAACTTGATAGAGGTGAGATACGAGATAGTAAGGTCTTTGATAGTCTGCATCATCGGCAATGCCATTCTCAGTGACGTACATGTAAAGATGATATCTGTTCCAATACTTAGTCAAAACATCGTTTAAACCTTCTGGGAAGAACTCCCAACCGAAATCACTAGTTGGTAATCCTGCTAAACTAACTGAATTCCTCTCACATCCATGACCATAACCGGGTAAGGCAGTATAACCTTTTTCCGTCTTTTTAACAACGGTTCTAGTGTAATAGTTTACTCCTATCCAATCCAGCTTATTACGTAAATCATCTCTTACCGCTTTTTGATTATCCTTAACGATTTCTCCTTTAATTATAGCGTCAAAGAATGACCACCTCTCGCTATGTTCAGCCATCTCTACAGCTTCCCTATCAGAATCAGTTAAGGGTTGAAACGAACTATTAGCATATATTATTCCAACGTTTTTCTTTGTTAAACTCTTTATCGCATCGTAAGCTCTCGCATGAGCTTGAATAATGTTATACCTAGCTCTCTGTGCCAATTGAAAGCTTAAATACCCCGGAGGGAATCCAGATTTTATACCAACGTAACCTAAACCAAAAACAACGTTAGGTTCGTTCATCGTAGAATATTCATCTACTAAATCATCCAATTTCCACGTTACATAAGCTGTAAACCTAGCGAACTCATAAACTGTCCTAGTGCTTAACCAACCTATGGGTCCAGTTAAATCCCCTTTTCTAACTCTAATAGGGTCATGTAGCCACAATGGCATTGGCCAATGATACATGTTAAGTACGAAATGAAATCCTCTACTCTTTAGATCAGTAAAGATTTCCCTATAATGATTTATTGCATCTTTGTTGGCATATTCGTCCATCCTCCTCAACACGTTTTCATTTATTTCTACGTGAACCACATCGTTCTTATTCTCGTCAAATCCTTCAGGTTTAGGTAATGGTTTAGGAAATATCCTTGACCATTCAACTCCTATTCTGGCTATTTTTAATCCCATCTTCTCAGCGTTATCGTGGAACATCTTATAGTTTCCCCAATATCCGGGACCATTCTCTGGAAAGTCACCACTAACTAAGCCAGAGGCAATGTTTTCTTGATCGTGAACCCAAGCATACCAATCACTGTTAGGATCTTCGCTACCTGGAGTTCCCATTTCTGATTGAAATCCCGCTTGAGACCAGCCAAACTTGAAGCTCTTAGGAAAGCTTATCATGTTAGTCTACTATTAGACGTACAATTTTAAGCTTTTCCGTTAAAGTGTTAAATACAAGATATTTAGTCTAATTTTTTATTAAACATATAATATGAAAGTAGTATTCTCTAGTCTTGCCTATCCAAATTTATCCTTAGGAGAGGTAGTAAGTAGAGTTATTAATTTTAACTTTGATGGATTAGAGTTAAGAGTTGCAGATGATGGAAGGCACTTAAGACCAGAGTATCCTTTAACCAAGGACATATTGGATTTACTTTCTTCGATAACCATTTCGGACATAGCTGGATATGCGAAATTTAGTTCAAGTGATGAAAATGAGAGAAAGAAAAATGAAAAATTATTAGAAATTTTAATTAAAATTGCTAACTCACTAAATGCTTTGGGTGTTAGAGTGTATGGCGGAGAGTTTAATGACCCTAAAATAATAGGGAGAATTGCCGACTCGTTAAACAGAATGAGCAAAATTGCTGAAGACTATAACGTCAAAATCTTAGTGGAAACACACGACAGCTTAGCTATAAAGGAAAATATTATCGCATTGCTCAAGCAGATCAACGAGACCATTGGCTTTGTTTATGATCCTGCGAACGTAATTTTTGCAAAAGGTAAACATGAAGAGACTTATCCGTTAATCTCGAAAAGAATATATCAAGTTCACATAAAAGACTTTGTATTCAGAAATGGTAAAAGAGTCTTCACCCTTCCCGGGCAAGGAGTCGTTCCAATAGATAAGATAATTAATGATCTCAAGATAAATAAATATAATTATTACGTTTCAGTGGAATGGGAGAAAATGTGGCATCAAGAGTTAGAAGATGCTGATTTAGTCTTACCAAAATATCTTTCATATTTAAGAAATTTGATTTAACTGTCTTTTTAATTAAAAGATATAAAACTTGAGGACAATACTTTAGTGATGGGAATCAAAACACCTACATTAGAAGAGCTGAAAAAGATTTCAAACCAATTTAACCTAGAATTAGATGACGAAGAGTTAAGAAATTTCCAGACTTTAATATCAATACAATTAAGGTCAT includes:
- a CDS encoding alpha/beta hydrolase is translated as MPLDPVVRKYLEEEYYKSNIFDSKKYTIQEIRRMFEERARKYPKEQIYKIEDRKIDSNGYEMSVRIYYPDGEKGHPIILYFHGGGWMIGSIETEDSASRILTKTCDCIVISVDYRLAPEYKFPTAVYDCFNSILWAKKNAESIGGDKDKIGLFGVSAGGNLVLTSSILAKQKGVKLSVQNAVVPVLGLDLTSKSMMEYRKGFGLDMGLPIDFMIRNYIRDEKDLLNPLFSPLLAEDLSGLPYTIIITAEYDPLRDQAEAYAYRLMESGIPTLSVRVNGMIHSFSGSPLVSRQVLVMSGALMKDLFNQ
- the bgaS gene encoding beta-galactosidase BgaS, which produces MISFPKSFKFGWSQAGFQSEMGTPGSEDPNSDWYAWVHDQENIASGLVSGDFPENGPGYWGNYKMFHDNAEKMGLKIARIGVEWSRIFPKPLPKPEGFDENKNDVVHVEINENVLRRMDEYANKDAINHYREIFTDLKSRGFHFVLNMYHWPMPLWLHDPIRVRKGDLTGPIGWLSTRTVYEFARFTAYVTWKLDDLVDEYSTMNEPNVVFGLGYVGIKSGFPPGYLSFQLAQRARYNIIQAHARAYDAIKSLTKKNVGIIYANSSFQPLTDSDREAVEMAEHSERWSFFDAIIKGEIVKDNQKAVRDDLRNKLDWIGVNYYTRTVVKKTEKGYTALPGYGHGCERNSVSLAGLPTSDFGWEFFPEGLNDVLTKYWNRYHLYMYVTENGIADDADYQRPYYLVSHLYQVNRAIDKGVDVRGYLHWSLADNYEWASGFSMKFGLLKVDYSTKKQYWRPSALVYREITKNQGIPDEIQHLNSIPPVKPLRH
- a CDS encoding sugar phosphate isomerase/epimerase — protein: MKVVFSSLAYPNLSLGEVVSRVINFNFDGLELRVADDGRHLRPEYPLTKDILDLLSSITISDIAGYAKFSSSDENERKKNEKLLEILIKIANSLNALGVRVYGGEFNDPKIIGRIADSLNRMSKIAEDYNVKILVETHDSLAIKENIIALLKQINETIGFVYDPANVIFAKGKHEETYPLISKRIYQVHIKDFVFRNGKRVFTLPGQGVVPIDKIINDLKINKYNYYVSVEWEKMWHQELEDADLVLPKYLSYLRNLI